In Lineus longissimus chromosome 5, tnLinLong1.2, whole genome shotgun sequence, the genomic stretch ATGATTGGTGTAACATTATAGCTTATTTTTGTATGGAAATAACCACACTGCATGTTTGGATTTTTGGGCTCCGTGAAGTAACTAACTTAAGGCATTGACACGTCTACAACAGCTGGAAAGAAGAATTCAAAGAAAATACTCCACATCAAGATTTTCAGTAAGAAATACAGAAATGTGAACTCAAGAAACTAATAAAATCATTAATCAGGGTTTAGAACTCATCATTTGTACGCGGGTTAAGAAAATCACGCCACTGCGATGTTACAATCATGCCAAAACAACATTGTATGGTTCCGGTCCTAGGAGCGAATGCCACACAATTTTTGAATTTCGTTTACCTTCAAAGACTAGCTTCTCTCACAAACTCAAGCAGATTTGGACTGGTGTGCAATATAAATTTAGAAGACAGTGAGACAGGGTGAACTTAAAATCCATTTTCGGGTTAAAATACAAACTGATAATTTTGGGGTTGGACAGCGGTGGTGTTgtggtgaaaaaatattgaaatagtgGTGAAACTTAagtaaaaaattatttgaaaaaattaCAACCCATGATGTTCAGAACCTAAGGAATTTAGACTCTATGTCTCCACTAGTTAAATACAGAGATCATGGTGATTGGAAgtaacatcatcaaaatatttcaataattacTGGTAACAGGAATTTGCAAGAAGGATTTTTTATTTCTTACACAGCTTTTTTAACTTTCCTTTGCCAAAAGGCAGTCAGTCAAAAAGCCAGACTTTACGTGAAGAGACAATTATGAACTGGTTTCAACTTGGATGGGAAATGGACGACAAAAGTTAATTCTTTTTGCTTATGGTAGATAGGTACCCAATAGACTTTGGTTGTTTTCTTCATAGCGCAGACAGCCACAACTCTAGGCATAACCTTGGCGAAGTTATGGCCTCCAACTCACCTTGCAGCAGTGTTACGACTTGAATTTCTGGAATGTTCCCCCGATGCtgccatcatatcattaccTAAACTGTTGTGTTTGGCGGGCGAGAGGCCACCATTCGATTGCCCTCCACCCTGCCCTTGACTACTTTGACTATTTTCACTGACTAAATCATCGTCGTACATCCTATACCTGTAAGGGAGATAGAAGCGCCACCTGACGTTAGGAGACAGAACTGAAACCATTTAGCGGAATCAACATAATAAGGGTTACAAATGTCACCTCGTGTTAGGAGACAAACTTAAAGCCATTTAGCAGAAGAAATCAAGTGAGGTCATATCTATTGAAAGAAACAGGCTGAAATGGCATTAGAACAGAAGCGAAGCTGAGCATGAAGGTAAACTTAACAAGAAGATCATACTCAAGGGGGTCAGTATCATGTTGACCACTTGATTGGGTTTTGTATTATAGTGTTCCTGACCTCTCCAAAAAGTATGTTAGCTACCTTAACCAAGGAACTAATGTTGCAGTATTTTGTGTGTGTTAACATAGAAATGTCAGTAGTTGTGAAATGGGACGTTACTGGTGATTTTCTCATCTTACCGGAAtccattgtcatcttcatattcagcattttcatcatcacTATCCTCATCTGGAGCCACAAACACGACCTCCATTTCTATCTCTCCTTGCTGAAgtggagaaaagataaacacTAGGAATAATCAAAGACACTTATTCTTGTACTAGTTTTAGCTAGACCTCAGGCGTGTATTCACAGCTCTCCCCCTCAGGAACCATCCTGCGCAAGGCATTTGTCCCTGCTCTGGACTTTGCTCTGCTTATGTTCTTTGCAGTAAAACTTGATGCTACATGTAAGTGGGCCTTTCTGACTTCAAGACAGCAACATGAGCCACCACAATGTCTTCATGGGTCTGCTTCTGGTTGGATTAGCAACAACATTCTATAACATCACTTGGGCTGCGCTTCTACAGTTGggattttgttgaaaatggaATTAGCTTCGACTTCCGAATGTCACTTATCCCAAAACGGCCACATTTTAAAATCTACTGATATAAGTAGGACCTACCTGTTGCGATAATATAGATACTGCCTCGGCGTGTTTGGCACTTCTGAGATCGAGGCCATTCACAGATAATATAGCATCACCGATGTAGAGGCCTTGACACCGCTCAGCCGGTTGGTCTGGGTGGATCTCTGAGATCAGGATAGGGACACCATGCTCCTTACCACCCTGAAAACAATAACATGTCATGAAAAAAACAGAAGTAGCAATATCTTTTTTAGGTTGTGAAAGTCCATGGTCCTACTCACAGTTTAGGAAGGAACCCCAATTTCTCCATGCCTTAATAAGAGATCATGAGTTGTAGGCCTGTTAGTTTTTGTACTCTCTCCACAGTAGGCCCATTTTAAGGGAGTAATAATGAACTGTGATACTTGTAGTgcatttgaacaatttgaacATCGTTTACACACCTAACTTGCACTGGTGACTAGTGGCGGTGTACATTATATTATGGTCATCAGGTCAGTAATGCAATAATGCACTACAGGCCTTTTCAAGTTGGAGTGAACCAACAGAGCCTTTAAGGGTAAAGACAGGCCTTGGTGACTTACCGTAATGGACATTCCTAAGCCCTCCTCAGGATCTTTGACAAGTCTTACACGCCTGATTTCTCCAACTCCTTGTCTTCTCCTTAGTGTCGAAAAGTCCTGCAAAGAAGAGGGGGAAAAACTCGATGAATTTAATGGAAGCAAGGCCTTTTAGTCCTGTTGATAAGAACTGCAGGTCAGTTGTGTACCTTAGGAGGCAAGGAGCAATCAGAGGTAACTTCTATTGTCAGAccagaaatacagtagaacctgtcTAAAATGATGACACTCTAAGGACCAACAATGCTGTTCTTAGTAGAGAGATGTCAACATAGAGAGGTTAAAGTGAATAGGAACAACAAGTCAGTGTCCTCAATATAGAGGATGTCCTCATGTTAACCGAGGTGGGTGCTAGAGGTAAGGGAGGCTCCATTGTGAAATCTCTGGCGTTCATCTATTTTGAACAGTGAACTTTAAATAAGCTGCACTTACATGTCCTGGAGGAATTGGTAATCGTCGTCTATTTGGTGTCCTACCCCGACACGCCCTGATCACAGTCTTGTGCCGATGCAGATGAATCTCAGCTTCTAGTTGGTTCCATAGCTTATCATGTTCGGCGCCTTTCATATCACGGCCTAGAAGCTGGATCTGTTGaattctgaagaaaataaaTTTTTGATTTGTGATAAAGAGTCGCAAAAAGGAACATAGACTTAGAGGAGAGTTGGTAACaagtaaggtaaggtggtacaacaATAGCCTCTGTATTAATCTGTACTGCCTGCTGTATATCACGCTATAATTGTAGCCTATGTGGGCATTAATCTGTTCTGCCTGCTGTATTCCGTATCCATGGTTACAGACACCACAGAAGAATACAGAGTCAAGACATATTGTTGTATTTGACTCTTGAGGTTTTCAAGCCATCTCAGGCAGTATGGCTCAGGTATGAAGAACTTGGATTCCAGGGTATCAGTCTTATCAGACAGTTTTATGCTGCCATCAGTTTTAAAGAAAAGTATCAAGGGCAATCTGTTGAGCAACGTGTGTTTCAGGTGTAGACAGATTAATTTGTCCTGACTATGTGAGTGCTTTTTATAAATAAAATCCACATCTGTTCCCTGCCCCATTGAATTTATGTGACACATGAGTTGAGACTCAAGAACCACATTGTCCACCATTGTCAATGACCAGGAATCATGGTCCAGCCAGACAGACCTAACACAACACCCAAGAAAAGAATCTGTCTTTACTGAAACAGCTGCTGGCACTGGTGACCTAATAAGGAATGGCTGATCCTGTTCACATTGTGCTCCAGGCTTGTAACTCTCAAATCAAGTCACACAACTCAGATTTAGGCCTTCTCTATTCCAACCAGTAACTATCAACGCCAATCTTAGACCATGTTCAAACCAATCTCGTAGCATGAACCAAGAATGTTTCACTGACCTAAGTGAGGCTAAGCTGACAACTTGTAGTTCAACAACCCAAAAGCACAGTAAATCAATCTAACCATGACAGCTGACAACTGTGCATGTCTGCCTCTTGAATAACAGATTTTCAATAAATCAAACCACAACACACTGAGAGATAAACCTCCGATAAGAACAATTCCCTAGACAACCCCTACATAGTTTCTGAATGATCTGTCATCAGATCTATTTGTCAATCAAAGGCAAACGGGGGATCAGACTCACTTGAAATTGCATGACACAAGGCAACTTGCAACAATTTTTAAAGTATATTCAAGAAAGCAGCAGTTGACCTTTCCACCAAATTTGACAGCTTGTTTTGCTGCCAATGGATCCATGGCCGTGGTGCTTCCAACGTCATTTCCAACGGAGACAATCAGATATGCAATACAGAGCCTGAAACTGAACATCTACCTCGGGAATGGTGCCAACATAAGCTACAGCTAACCAGATCTCAGCAAATATCTCGCTTTCAATTGTCTTGGTTCCTAATTCTACAGCTCCATGCATTCAGACCTAATGTGTTCTCGCAGCAAGCTGACAGGAAATCCAATCGCAGTAAGAAATAATCTGATTGTGAAAGAACCTCGAGAATAGAATATTGGGTTACAGACTCAATATGATTTGGACCGTAGCTCATACAGCTTATCGTCAAACCTTACCAAATCCATCATATTTAATCGGTATTGGATCACTTGAACCGGGAAAGCATTACCAATGATTGGACGTATTATATCAGACTAGAGATTTTGACCGAATTATGACAGACTGCAGACTCAAGGAAAGCAACAACAGTCTCTTGACTTCATCATAAACCGAATGGATTTATGTATCTGAGCTAATGCCAAAAAGGAGAGAAGAAATAGCCTCAACAATAGTATGCCTACTCATAATATGACCACCTTATGACCATTAAGTACTTATAGGAAAATTAGAATCACTCACCTTCCCGCTAATTCTTTATCGAGATATTTAGCAGCTAGTCTTGCACCATACACTTCTCCTTGTAATGCTAGTATATACTGTCTTAATTCCTGGTTCTCCTTCCGTAACTCTTTCAATTCTGCTTCAATACGGGCCTCAGAAATGGCAttagtttttcttttttctatTTCCTCTCCCTGAAAGTATAACACAACATGAAAATGTCCTTTCTTTGTATTGCTGAGGTAGATGCAATGAAATCATAGATTCATGCGATTGTTTCTTAAATGCAGTGGAGATACACTGGATCATCAAATTGAATACGCCAGTTATGGCGACAATAGACTTGCCAGGCTCTTTTGATGAAATAGAGTAGAGGGGTGAAAGGAACCCAAGAAATGCCTTTCACCCCGATGAAATTTCTTGCAAAAATATTTCTCTGGCGAGTCTACTGTGGCCTAGAACAAGTGTAGTCAATTTGATGAATCAAGTCAATTAATCATCAAAGCACAAAGAAAATGCAATATCATTAAATGATGACATCTTTCTTCTCTCTAACTAAGACCCCTTTCTATCTCCTgactaaaaaaaacaaacacatcACAAGATCCAGTGAAGAAAACATAGAGTGATATTTGGTGGTGTCGTGAAGACATCGACCATCCATGCAATCACGTACCAAATTTGGACAAGCAGATGATGTTTCTTCCTGCAAAATGTACAGCATATCGTTCTGTGAATGTTTTCATGGGCTGCAAGGGGAGTTCATCAGATCTAACTACCACTCTACTACAAAATCTTCAGACCAGCCAGCATCCAAGGAGATATCGACCACCAAGGAATCCATGACTAAATTCAGTTcaaaatcaagtacatgtagcttcaCCCAATATCCCTGCACTTTCAATATGAATCAATGCACTTACCAATCTCCTCTGTATCGTTTCAGAGTCCACGTCGACATGGCCTGACTTCTGATGAAGCTGGAGCTGGGCTTGGTGTAACTGCAGCAGTAAGTTGTGGACTTCCTTCTCAAGGATACTTTTGGTTGCCCGCACCTCGACAGTGTCCTGTCGCATGTCGACTATCTGAGCCTGAAAGGAGTCAAGATTGAAATTCTATGTTAGAATTGTGGTGTAATTTCCAAATCAGGACTCAGAAGCCCCGTGGACCAGATTTTACGTGACATGAACTGTATACTCAATGcacccatgtcaatttcaattcaaccaTTCATTTCACAGCCACTTTCCAATCACACATTTACACTAAACATCAAAGAGTGGATCGGCCTCACAACACCTCAACTTATCCAGAAGGCCGAAAACAGATTCTACTTGGGCATGCATCACTGCTGCCAGCTGCCATGGGGCCCCTACGACCTTAGGTCATGGGTCTAAGTAGTAGTAGTAGCAAGCATACTCGTTATAGCACTGTAGACACCATTATGCAGCAAAACAAACAGGAATCAAGAGCTGACAGCATGGTTGGTACAGTCATACATTCGTTTGTAATGAACAGCCAATCCACAAATATGATCGATGCAGACCATCAACTGAACAACCAATACCCAAAGCTGTATCTaatattatcatcattgtcatcaaagGACACAGCATTCACAAGAAGTCATCTCCCAAAGTGAAAATCAATGAATCAATGCTATCATTTCCTCATCATTTCCCTTGGATAAGCAATGATTGCTTCAATAATTGTTGGATCCTTTTTATGGTTATTGATAAGGAGCGAGGTAGAGTACTAGTTTTGTGCCTGAATCAACCTGGTCAGCTCTTTTTCCCTTCACAGGTTGAGCTCTGGTGTGCAAGGAAATGATGGCATCCACAGATACCCAAGTGCCTCTGCGGAAACCTATAATATTAATAGTGACAGTTGCGGAGAAGGGCTTTGGTACAGAGCCTGGTCAGTGCAAAGCACTATATCTTGACCGAATACAAGCATGCATTATTCTTGCCATTTTCATACCATTATCAGAAATCTGTCAGGATCATCTATCTCACCTCGAGCCATAAAGATAGGCATCAGGACACCGTTGTGTATATCCGGTGCTTCGGGCAAAACACTTGTTTCATATTACAGACCAGGCTTCTGTATTGGACGCAGAGAAAGACTTCACCGCTCTATGACAGCTTGTTATCAAATCTCCAATATGGGACTGGAGATATGATGATGCATATGGCCCTTCCAAGCCATTCATCACATTTAGACAATGGGTTGAAGACGGACACCAAGTTGTCAGATAGACATCATGTCATGACATCAATTTGGGCTTGGTCTCTCGGGTCAATTTTGTAGTAATTATCAAAGCGGTCACAGATTGGTGAAGCTAGTGTAGAGCACAAAAGCTAACTTGGCTCATTATTGGCCCTGTAGACAATGTTTTGGCAATATGTACTGTAAGAGGAAACCAGGCAACTCGAAGGAATGCTACACTGACGAAGAGTCTGAGTGTGCAGGGACCACGCAGGGACTGAACCCAGGACCTCAATGCGACAGCAGCCAATGTTTCAATTTTGCCAAGGACTCATGAGTGAAAGCCAGTGGTGTCTCATTTGTGACTTGAGTAAAACTTCCAGGTCTTAAACCCTCAGGGGGAAACCTTCCTAATGGGCCTTGACCCACGCAGAAGCTAAAATATTATGACTAAGGGACAGAATGGGATTGGGAAACAAGAAAAGTCAATTTCAGAGATAATGGTCATTGACATTAGGGCCCTACATAAAGTTTGGATGGTTAAAGAGTAGTGAGGAAGCCCCAGGGTTATAGACAACTGGAATGTGTAGCTTATTAGTTCGTATTCACAAAGCATGTTTTAAAAGGTTgtaaaaaatacaaaaactgtTGTACAGACATATTTTGTGAGTTCTTTTTGTGTAAGTTAAAATTGGGGTGGTCAAAGGGGTCAAACCattagctttagtggttaagcaGGACAAGGCTGGTCGACTGCCTCCGGACAGTAAAAACCGACAGTTACACGTAGAACGGCCAATTACACTTGATGGAACATTGGCATGTAATAATTGTGTACTAAGACATGGTATGCTTGATGCCATAACTGTTGGCTAATTTCACCTATAAACCATAAAATCCATTGGAACGCATTGCAATGGTAACCGCCAAAACCTGAACAAAAATTGGCTTATTTTCCTGCTGACTCAATCATCATGAAAAGAAGATAGTATCCATAACAAAATGGCTAAGAAATACAGTGAAAACCATGGCAACCATTGGCCAATACGTATGTTACAGGCTGACTTGGCACTGAAATGTCAGACGATAGACATAGATGTATTTCGGTGCAACAAAGCAAAGATGAGACATAACACACTGCTTGAAAAAACACAACAATGTCGTATAATTCTATTtagcatcatacatgtacattcgcaCATCAAAGAAAATTGTGCATTATTCATTCTCCTTACATTTGTATGTCTGAAGCCGAAGGTGCTTGCACCAACTTTAGCAACTTTCATTCATCGGCAATGCATTGAGCATGATACCAACAGAACAAGCAGTCGTGATTTACATGAAGGCTGTAATCGACAGTTGAACTCATCACCATGTGCGCCCAACCCAATAACTGAAGTGGATTACCGTGGCACCTTTGAGAATAACTATAATTTACTCTAAACATGAGAGAAATAAATATTGACGGCCACACTTGATATCAAGCATGACATTAGTACATGAAATACAGCAAGGATATGCAGTGCAGTAAATGGATCTCTCGATGAGAAAcaagagaggtgtctgttaaggTGCATATAGGTTCCATTGAATGTTAAGATAAGATAATACCCGGCCTCCGCTGTACAATGACCAACCAAAATGCATGAACACTACTCAACCAGTCTCCTGCTGTGCAATGACCACTAAAAATGCAAGATTTGCATTTTTTTGCTCGTCATATACCAGGAAACTTTACTTCAAAGTCCCTTGGTTCCCATCTCGCTCTTGTCTGAGCCACTACCTCTGCCTGGGTTACTCATTGTTCCCTGGGCCTGGCTGGCATCCTCATGACAAGACACTCCAGATTCAAAGGCCCTTCCAATACAACAGGCTTCATAGAAGCCCTTTGTGAAGGCCAAACTACATTTTATTCTATATCGCTGAAGTCTTTGTCATATGACCACACTGGAATAACTATGCCAGCTGTGGACCAAACAACACACTTCAAACTCTTCACACAAAATAGTGTGTACACAGCATACAATTGTATCACATGTATGGAGAATTAATAAAGCAATTTACTCTCAGTTTGACTCTCCCTCAATCAACATACCGTAGGCGTAAAAgataatggtacatgtacatagtctATACTGGTAGCCTTAACGGCAATAACGAAAGGCAATTATGTCAATGTGCAACAATTTTGTTTCTAGTCGAGGTGTTTTACTTTCCAGGTCATATGTTTTGAATCATATGAAAAAGAAACCATAAcaagtgaaaagtgacatgttaTACCTGAAAACATGAACTCTTTTATAAACCTGGACATCATGCCTCATGGCATTTGCAAGCATTTGAACATGCCCAAATGTGTTTCTCTGCTCAGCATATCGGCATCAATGCACACGAcaaacatcaacatcatcaagtcAAATCATGAGCAGTCGGTCGCCAAAGCTGATGATGATATTACTCCTTCTTTTTGATCAACTTGCAACAGCAGTCATCACTGCATCAGTATGACACCAACACTAACAGTGAAATTGACACGGTACTCTCCACGAGCCTCTCCACTACTTCTAGCATGACAACGTCCACACTTGCCATGAAAAAGTGAACTGCTTGCATGCAGGACAGTAGCGCCAGCCCAGCCAAGATGCCACTGCCGGTAGCGTGCTCCAATCCCGGCCCGTGGGatgaatgatgaagatgatggtgTTGCCATTGCCATTGTCGTTGTCAATCCTTCCCTCAATCCAATCATTTCACATTATTACCATAGCCATCCATGCAACAGTTGGGCAACCTACACCTTCAGAATATACAGacagagaaaaaaacaagaCATTAATGAGAAGATGATCACTGCACTACACATGACCTGCTGACCAGACAAGCTGAGACATGGCAGAGTGCATCAGAAGAAAAGCTCACCTCCAATTTTACATTTCCCTGGAAAATGGTCTGGGCTTTATGGCAAAGTTGGGCAAACGCGGCGCTCAGCGCCGTCATTTTCTGTCTCCCATCGTACGTTAGCTCGCACTGATCGGGATCTATCTCTCCCAAAAGTAAATCTAAATCCACGAACGCCTTATCAAACTCTTTTTCCAGGATTTCTAACCAACGAAATGACAaggtggcagccattttgatgcTTGTGTGGACAATTTTGGCTGCAGGCATTGACCCGAAATGTACGTAAACACACGCAAAATGTACAGTAAATTCAATGCGCGGAGAGTAGCTGTGGTGCTTCTTGAAAGTAGAAGAGACGAAAATTTAAAGGACTGTACAGGTAACTGTAAACTCGATCAAGAGCCACCACGACTTCAAAGGTCTGTGCCCTGGGACCAGGGAATTCTTTCAACTCCCTGCTGGGGCGAAGAATGGGTCGAAGGCTTTCAGCCAAGGTGAAGTtcattaggcctactgatgTTTCTCTCTTGTTGGTGCATGGTTGGTGGAGTTTTCTACTTTCGCCAGCAGGTCAAGGACTACTAAGGAGTATTTGTTACATTCCATGAGGACAATTATGGGTgcagtcatcgtcatcatcagtaATTACAGTTGTGCCGGGTTGATAATAGTATTACGAGTTATAGTTGTGTCGGTCGTCATTTCGGTATCAGTTGCGCTGGTCGTATTTATCGGTAAGAACATGCCGACCCACCGTCTGTGCGTATATCcatgaaaggaggagacttaaggactgatattcaccgccgataaatcggcatgTCGTAAGAACTGATCCCTCGGAGTCCAAGCTTGGAATTCCCATGGAAAACCCATGGCTATACGAGATCAAGGAAATTAGCATCAAAACCAAGCTCGCGGATTTTTAATTCCGGGGACGCCCTCTCGCCCGTAGGAAAGACGGTCGATTTGGATGACGAAAAGGACGGCATATATAGTCGAGTCTAGGCCGGAGATGCCTTGTTTCCTCATGATGAGAACCTCATTACTGTGTCTCTCATGTTGACTGGGCGGGCTCGGAGAGAATTAACCAAGAACTAGCGTCATTTGTAGCAAACACATTCAGCTTAGGCCTATCATGAAAGACATTGTCTCAACCAACTGTTCGTCCCgctattcattgatgaaataCGCTGAAAGACGATCTCAAAATTTTTTCGGAATATTATGCTGAATTCGGAAAGATGCCAGAAAAAATTACCAGGAAAAGAAATTTAATGCCTGATGTATGCacaggatttttttcaatttccgcCGAAAAAAAGCTCCGCATGTTCGCCCGATATGACGTAATCACACGATCGTCAGACCTCGTGGAAAATTTCCGGCGCGGCGGCTTTCGTGTTCCAAATTTTCTCCGTTTAATTCTTTGATTTTTACCACGTTTTCGCGAATAAAGACAACCTTTAGATGGTAAGTTCATAGATAAGGTATCGTAGCTCATTCATATTCCgattttttttcgtttcttGTGTTTTCGGGGCAATGAACGGAGTTTTGTgcgaattgaaatgaaatatgaaaaattttaaTTGAATAGAATTGCCGCCGAAAAAATGCTCCTCATGATTGCCCGATGTGACGTAATCACACGATCGTCTGACCTCGTGGAAAATTTTCCGGCGCGGCGGCTTCGTGTTCCAAAATTTCTCCGTTGAATTCTTtaatttttaccactttttcgCGAATAAATACAACCTTTAGATGGTAAGTTCATAGATTAGGTATCGCAGCTCATTCATATTCCgattttttttcgtttcttGCGTTTTCGGGGTAATGATAAGGAGTTTTGTGCGGTTGGCCAAAAATTTTATGATGGCGGCGTTCCGGCCACACCTGCGCACTGATTTTTTCAACAAATAACATCCGATTCTGTGTTCCATGATACTCATCGAAGTGCCGGAGTCAAGTATTCTTGTTGTTTGTGTAATTCTGCATCTGATAAACTGAATTACGTGGAAGTATTTACCATTTTTGATGGCgaaaatcatgttgaaacagACCAGTCCAGTACGATAACTGAATACTTGTTTCGGCGGCCATTTTTGCACATGTTGCATGCACTGCGAACTAGGTGTTTGCTGTATGCATGAACAACATGCATTGACTGTGGATatttgacattttattttcgCGGGAACAGGGTCTAGCAGGGGAGAATTGGGTGGTGGGGAGGAGGACATATtctagcggggggggggggggggggctgcagaAAGCACTTTTTCTCTTCAAGTTTGGATAAACCCCAAGGTTCTACCTGATCTgttctaccccccccccctcctccccctcccccccactGACTCTCCCTCACCCTAAAAGCCTGTGCCCCAAATACGTTGACCCATGTGACCAAATGttctcaactttttgtgatcattttccTCCTTATTCAGAGTCTAAAACAGATAAATTTAAACTTTGAGGCATAATTACggttaaaaacatgttttcaccACTCATTTGACTCAAACTAAGTAAATTACTGAATTCCTCCGGTGAAttttttgtacagcattgtatacctctgtttgtaaacaaacccttgccttgGATTTGAATCTTGGGAGGCAGCAGGGGCCAAATTGTCTCCCCTAAACGGTCTGGACACCAACAAtgggtttttcatgcaaattttggCAAATTATTAAATTGAAACAAATGCATTGCATGCTTTCTTCTAAATGAGCTTGATGACATTTTACCTTGAGCTGCCATTCTGAGTGGCCACTCTGCcactggtgtctcatataaatgcggacaattacagtggaaccccagtaacacgaccactgatgggactgaggttgaatggtcgcgttagtgaagttaaAAATCCAGGGACaaaattttttgggggctggtgatgtttcttcattttgagcagaaaaaaaacaagtgaaaaaatatttggacgctgaaatattttcatccttcagagttgaatttttcacaagttcaaaattctgaaacattttcaaagccaacattttttttggggggggggggggggctgatgatgtttcttcgttttgagcagaaaaaaacaagtgaaaaaaatatttggactcagaaatctTTTCATCCTTGAGAGTTCAATgcttcataagttcaaaattctgaaaaattttgaaatccgAAAAAAGTTTGGGACTGATgaggtttcttcattttgagcagaaaaaaacaagtgaacaaaatatttggactccgAAATCATTTCATagttcagagttgaatttttcatTAGTCCAAAATTCTGAATAATTTTCAAATCCGAAAAAAAGTTCGGGACTGAtgttgtttcttcattttgtgaaaaaaacaagtgaaaaaaatatttggacttaaaactttttttcatctgtagcatgacaaatttgccgcaataaatttcttaacagaaatcgtGGCAgcatttgtcttttcagttctcatcattccacatgTTAGAATGCTCCAATGTGTTCGGTGGTAAATGCTGCCTGACTTAATGCAAATCACGTGAATTTTTGCTGTTGGTACCCAGCATGTCTAACACTGACAGggctgaatgatgaaaaaaacagtGATAAATTGATTAGATAAAAACATTAGTAAAAACAGTTGATTTACAATTATATACAACAGTGGCTTGTTTTACCAAAACACCCCTAATGGGGggcgcactaagtccttgacttttcatattagTTTTCAACTGA encodes the following:
- the LOC135487998 gene encoding Golgi-associated PDZ and coiled-coil motif-containing protein-like isoform X1, which codes for MAATLSFRWLEILEKEFDKAFVDLDLLLGEIDPDQCELTYDGRQKMTALSAAFAQLCHKAQTIFQGNVKLEAQIVDMRQDTVEVRATKSILEKEVHNLLLQLHQAQLQLHQKSGHVDVDSETIQRRLGEEIEKRKTNAISEARIEAELKELRKENQELRQYILALQGEVYGARLAAKYLDKELAGRIQQIQLLGRDMKGAEHDKLWNQLEAEIHLHRHKTVIRACRGRTPNRRRLPIPPGHDFSTLRRRQGVGEIRRVRLVKDPEEGLGMSITGGKEHGVPILISEIHPDQPAERCQGLYIGDAILSVNGLDLRSAKHAEAVSILSQQQGEIEMEVVFVAPDEDSDDENAEYEDDNGFRYRMYDDDLVSENSQSSQGQGGGQSNGGLSPAKHNSLGNDMMAASGEHSRNSSRNTAASLENSPQPHEKHTLSAIVSSSANFSPTNKPDNTALDKPLVVLADQEEVSPVPLVDSLAALSDVNQTSGVIDNAEGSPSQENTTS
- the LOC135487998 gene encoding Golgi-associated PDZ and coiled-coil motif-containing protein-like isoform X2 — its product is MAATLSFRWLEILEKEFDKAFVDLDLLLGEIDPDQCELTYDGRQKMTALSAAFAQLCHKAQTIFQGNVKLEAQIVDMRQDTVEVRATKSILEKEVHNLLLQLHQAQLQLHQKSGHVDVDSETIQRRLGEEIEKRKTNAISEARIEAELKELRKENQELRQYILALQGEVYGARLAAKYLDKELAGRIQQIQLLGRDMKGAEHDKLWNQLEAEIHLHRHKTVIRACRGRTPNRRRLPIPPGHDFSTLRRRQGVGEIRRVRLVKDPEEGLGMSITGGKEHGVPILISEIHPDQPAERCQGLYIGDAILSVNGLDLRSAKHAEAVSILSQQQGEIEMEVVFVAPDEDSDDENAEYEDDNGFRYRMYDDDLVSENSQSSQGQGGGQSNGGLSPAKHNSLGNDMMAASGEHSRNSSRNTAASPNLLEFVREASL
- the LOC135487998 gene encoding Golgi-associated PDZ and coiled-coil motif-containing protein-like isoform X3 — protein: MAATLSFRWLEILEKEFDKAFVDLDLLLGEIDPDQCELTYDGRQKMTALSAAFAQLCHKAQTIFQGNVKLEAQIVDMRQDTVEVRATKSILEKEVHNLLLQLHQAQLQLHQKSGHVDVDSETIQRRLGEEIEKRKTNAISEARIEAELKELRKENQELRQYILALQGEVYGARLAAKYLDKELAGRIQQIQLLGRDMKGAEHDKLWNQLEAEIHLHRHKTVIRACRGRTPNRRRLPIPPGHDFSTLRRRQGVGEIRRVRLVKDPEEGLGMSITGGKEHGVPILISEIHPDQPAERCQGLYIGDAILSVNGLDLRSAKHAEAVSILSQQQGEIEMEVVFVAPDEDSDDENAEYEDDNGFRYRMYDDDLVSENSQSSQGQGGGQSNGGLSPAKHNSLGNDMMAASGEHSRNSSRNTAARSSKR